One Drechmeria coniospora strain ARSEF 6962 chromosome 01, whole genome shotgun sequence genomic region harbors:
- a CDS encoding isoflavone reductase family protein produces MRIAVAGGGGLGYLLATQLSQAANAYNVVVLSRTAQARPEFGQLEVQLQVVDYGDLASLTFTLQGVDLVISTISGREQLALIQAAARSRVRNFVPSEFEGALSRRPAQQHDPLDRGSGQAMALLKQLAAQCRIKYTVFSCGVFMERFHPYGLGYLNIGHGSGIAKPGEYLVDIGNATAEYADKDSKGRTVRICLSSVYDVVRFLVAAIDLGPERWPSEFTMRGDRMSVRELVDTCSYVRNVVFHRHTRSTSELQAYLNYHVEAGDVDRVAYYQRLLATANGRYDFSRATLNEAIERSDLVEVQPLRLSQWLINMWQSM; encoded by the exons ATGCgaatcgccgtcgccggaggaggcggcctcGGGTACCTTCTCGCGACGCAACTGTCGCAGGCGGCAAACGCCTACAACGTCGTTGTTTTATCAAGAACT GCGCAGGCGAGACCCGAATTCGGCCAGCTAGAGGTCCAGCTCCAGGTCGTCGACTACGGCGACCTCGCGAGCCTGACCTTCACCCTCCAAGGCGTGGACCTCGTGATATCGACGATCTCGGGCAGGGAGCAGCTGGCCCTCATccaggccgccgcccgcaGCCGGGTCCGAAACTTTGTGCCGTCCGAGTTCGAGGGAGCTCTGAGCCGGCGACCGGCCCAGCAGCACGATCCGCTCGACCGCGGGTCGGGGCAGGCCATGGCGCTGCTCaagcagctcgccgcccagTGCCGCATCAAGTACACCGTCTTCTCCTGCGGCGTCTTCATGGAGCGCTTCCACCCGTACGGGCTCGGCTACCTCAACATCGGCCACGGCTCGGGAATCGCGAAGCCGGGGGAGTACCTGGTCGACATCGGCaacgcgacggccgagtaCGCCGACAAGGACAGCAAAGGCCGCACCGTGCGCATCTGCCTGTCGTCCGTCTACGACGTCGtgcgcttcctcgtcgccgccatcgacctggGTCCCGAGCGATGGCCGAGCGAGTTCACCATGCGCGGCGATCGGATGTCGGttcgcgagctcgtcgacacgTGCAGCTACGTCCGCAACG TGGTGTTTCACCGTCATACTCGATCCACTTCCGAACTCCAGGCATACCTGAACTACCACGTCGAGGCCGGAGACGTCGACCGGGTGGCGTACTATCAGCGACTCTTGGCTACGGCCAACGGGCGATACGACTTCAGCCGGGCGACGCTGAACGAGGCCATCGAACGAAGCGACCTGGTGGAAGTGCAGCCTCTGCGACTGAGCCAGTGGCTCATAAACATGTGGCAGTCGATGTGA
- a CDS encoding ATG5 protein produces the protein MSDSLAQTLWNARVPLYVNHASSPTTPFITSIPRFSYLALLLPRLSAFFQTTCSSFHFEEVQLRNFPAGLLMDLYQPSLPWRLTVSDGVGWDIADTFLNCAKEADFIRNGNANQIMKMSKEHTTQLWHAVMDNDYTSFSKVQSRLLNAPTALKHVPIRVFVPSKPPDPADAEADVEAGADASAGDRRVAVAGSFAVVQSLAPAMTPDRRPKLLGQALKDAMPRLFPSSRDPVLANVLLHGAPVPLVAPLAELMKEAAYPDGWLYLVVTV, from the exons ATGTCGGATTCTCTTGCCCAGACTCTCTGGAACGCGCGGGTTCCCCTCTACGTCAACcatgcgtcgtcgccaacgaCGCCGTTCATCACGAGCATTCCTCGATTCAGCTACCTGGCGCTGCTGCTCCCTCGACTGTCGGCATTCTTCCAGACGACGTGCTCGAGCTTTCATTTCGAAGAGGTGCAGCTCCGGAACTTCCCCGCCGGTCTGCTGATGGATCTGTACCAGCCCAGTTTGCCTTGGCGGCTGACGGTCAGCGACGGGGTGGGATGGGACATTGCCGATACATTTCTCAACTGCGCCAAAGAA GCCGACTTCATCCGCAACGGCAACGCGAACCAGATCATGAAGATGTCCAAGGAGCACACGACGCAACTGTGGCACGCCGTCATGGACAACGACTACACCTCCTTCAGCAAGGTCCAAAGCCGTCTGCTGAACGCTCCGACGGCGCTCAAGCACGTCCCCATCCGCGTCTTTGTTCCCTCCAAGCCTCCAGAcccggccgatgccgaggccgacgttgaggccggcgccgacgccagcGCCGGGGACCGAAGGGTAGCCGTGGCCGGGtcctttgccgtcgtccaGTCCCTCGCGCCGGCCATGACTCCGGACCGCAGGCCAAAGCTGCTCGGCCAAGCGCTCAAGGATGCGATGCCGAGGCTCTTCCCCAGTAGCCGCGACCCCGTGCTGGCGAATGTGTTGCTGCACGGCGCACCCGTACCCTTGGTGGCCCCCTTGGCGGAACTCATGAAGGAGGCGGCCTACCCCGATGGCTGGCTGTACTTGGTCGTCACAGTCTGA
- a CDS encoding putative DNA repair protein NTG1, with protein MRSSRISKDTSKIFDYVSDSVAPRRTTRSLSRFAFASSPSSERGLGRSDDIEDAIPRAKRRRVSSESPLKAVKTELVDEVPSTTRSPPKKRARKPARKTTDPDTGEAMVAPPSDWEDMYSAVKKMRQPGGVAHGAAVDTMGCERLADRNASPKDQRFHTLISLMLSSQTKDTVNAVVMKKLQTELPAHKPGAPVGLNLDNVLAVDPNTLNQMIWAVGFHNNKTKYIKQTAVILRDAWKGDIPDTIEGLTSLPGVGPKMAYLCLSVAWDRTEGIGVDVHVHRITNLWGWNKSKNPEETRLALQSWLPRDKWREINWLLVGFGQAVCLPVGRRCGDCDLGLQGLCKAADRKKVLEARRVKEEVTVERVEVGEKVEVKAEMAEVKAEMAEVKAEKVEVKAGKVEVKAEKVEVKAEKVEVKAEKVEVKAEKVEVKVEVKEEEQV; from the exons ATGCGCTCTTCGCGGATATCGAAAGACACTTCCAAAATCTTCGACTACGTTTCCGACTCGGTGGCTCCCCGACGCACGACACGCTCGCTTTCCCGATTCGCATTCGCGTCGAGCCCGAGCTCCGAACGAGGGCTCGGGCGCAGCGACGACATTGAAGATGCCATCCCGCGAGCGAAGAGGCGGCGCGTGTCGAGCGAGTCGCCCCTCAAAGCGGTGAAAACGGAGCTCGTGGACGAGGTGCCGAGCACGACACGGTCGCCGCCCAAGAAGCGAGCTCGAAAACCGGCGCGGAAGACGACGGATCCCGACACGGGCGAAGCCATGGTGGCACCCCCGTCCGATTGGGAGGACATGTACAGCGCCGTCAAGAAGATGCGGCAGCCTGGCGGCGTCGCCcacggcgctgccgtcgacacCATGGGCTGCGAGCGGCTGGCGGACAGGAATGCGTCGCCCAAGGACCAGAGATTCCACACACTCATATCACTGATGCTCTCGAGCCAAACGAAGGATACcgtcaacgccgtcgtcatgaaGAAGCTCCAGACGGAGCTGCCGGCGCACAAGCCCGGGGCGCCCGTCGGACTGAACCTCGACAACGTTCTCGCCGTGGACCCGAACACGCTGAACCAGATGATCTGGGCTGTCGGGTTCCACAACAACAAGACCAA GTACATCAAACAGACGGCCGTCATCCTGCGCGACGCGTGGAAGGGCGACATTCCCGACACCATCGAGGGCCTCACGTCACTGCCAGGCGTCGGCCCCAAGATGGCCTACCTCTGCCTGTCGGTGGCGTGGGACCGCACCgagggcatcggcgtcgacgtgcaCGTCCATCGAATCACGAACCTCTGGGGATGGAACAAGAGCAAAAACCCGGAAGAAACCCGACTGGCGTTGCAGTCATGGCTGCCGCGGGACAAATGGCGAGAGATTAACTggctgctcgtcggcttcggccagGCGGTTTGCCTACCAgtcggacgacgatgcggcgaCTGCGACCTGGGCCTGCAAGGGCTCTGCAAGGCTGCCGACAGGAAAAAGGTTCTCGAGGCTCGCCGAGTCAAGGAAGAGGTCACGGTTGAGAGGGTGGAGGTGGGAGAGAAGGTTGAAGTGAAGGCGGAAATGGCTGAGGTGAAGGCGGAAATGGCCGAGGTGAAGGCGGAAAAGGTTGAGGTCAAGGCCGGAAAGGTTGAGGTCAAGGCGGAAAAGGTTGAGGTCAAGGCGGAAAAGGTTGAGGTCAAGGCGGAAAAGGTTGAGGTCAAGGCGGAGAAGGTTGAGGTCAAGGTGGAGgtgaaggaggaggagcaggttTGA
- a CDS encoding integral membrane protein: MVLDRLVSMALRATELVFAAIVAGVTGHYLHQSDASSWDLSRFIYTEVVAAIAMFLSLIWLFPFSSTFIHWPMDLILVGTSCGAVFYWGDVSLRGDECGRFKADIAFAFLSALLWLVSALVGILWVRKQDRRAAARADVHHSRPWYRRSRA; this comes from the exons ATGGTCCTCGATCGACTGGTCAGCATGGCCCTCCGGGCTACGGAgctcgtcttcgccgccatcgtcgccggcgtcacAGGCCACTACCTGCACCAGTCCGACGCCAGCTCGTGGGACTTGAGCCGCTTCATCTACACCGAAGTGGTCGCTGCCATCGCCATGTTCCTATCCCTCATATGGCTGTTTCCTTTCTCTTCCACTTTCATCCACTGGCCCATGGACCTCATC CTCGTCGGAACTTCCTGCGGCGCCGTCTTCTACTGGGGCGACGTCTCTCTGCGAGGCGACGAGTGCGGTAGGTTCAAGGCTGATATCGCTTTCGCTTTTCTTTCGGCCCTCCTGTGGCTCGTCTCGGCACTTGTCGGTATCCTCTGGGTTCGAAAGCAGGACCGCCGCGCTGCCGCTCGTGCCGACGTTCACCACAGCCGACCTTGGTACCGACGAAGTCGAGCCTAG
- a CDS encoding putative alcohol dehydrogenase produces the protein MASTVGKTITCKAAVAWEAGKALSIEDVEVAPPKAHEVRIQIFYTGVCHTDAYTLSGKDPEGAFPIVLGHEGAGIVESVGEGVTNVKPGDHVVALYTPECKECKFCKSGKTNLCGKIRATQGKGVMPDGTSRFKCKGKDLLHFMGTSTFSQYTVVADISVVAVQADAPMDRTCLLGCGITTGYGAARVTAKVEEGSNIAIFGAGCVGLSVVQGAVMNKAGRIIVVDVNPSKKAWAEKFGATDFLNPNDLKDQTVVEKLVEMTDGGCDYTFDCTGNVGVMRAALEACHKGWGESIIIGVAAAGQEISTRPFQLVTGRVWKGCAFGGIKGRSQMQGLVSDYLNGALKVDEFITHRKTLGEMNAAFEVMKSGDCIRAVVNMREL, from the exons ATGGCATCTACTGTTGGAAAG ACGATTACCTGCAAAGCTGCCGTCGCCTGGGAGGCGGGCAAGGCGCTCAGCATTGAAGATGTCGAGGTAGCTCCGCCAAAGGCCCACGAGGTCCGCATCCAGATTTTCTACACCGGCGTCTGCCACACCGACGCCTACACGCTCTCAGGGAAGGATCCCGAGGGTGCATTCCCCATCGTCCTAGGCCACGAAGGTGCCGGCATCGTGGAATCGGTCGGCGAAGGCGTCACCAACGTCAAGCCCGGCGACCACGTCGTCGCTCTCTA CACGCCCGAATGCAAGGAGTGCAAATTTTGCAAGTCAGGCAAGACGAACCTCTGCGGCAAGATCCGCGCGACGCAGGGCAAGGGGGTCATGCCTGACGGCACCTCGCGCTTCAAGTGCAAGGGCAAGGACCTCCTCCACTTCATGGGCACATCGACGTTTTCCCAGtacaccgtcgtcgccgacatctccgtcgtcgccgtgcagGCCGACGCCCCCATGGACCGGACGTGCCTGCTGGGCTGCGGCATCACCACCGGCTACGGCGCCGCTCGCGTGACGGCCAAGGTGGAGGAAGGTTCCAACATTGCCATCTTTGGCGCTGGCTGCGTCGGCCTGTCGGTCGTTCAGGGCGCCGTGATGAACAAGGCCGGCAGGATTattgtcgtcgacgtcaacccCTCCAAGAAGGCCTGGGCCGAGAAATTTGGCGCCACCGACTTCCTCAACCCCAACGACCTCAAGGACCaaaccgtcgtcgagaagctgGTGGAGATGACGGACGGCGGGTGCGACTACACCTTTGACTGCACCGGCAACGTCGGCGTCATGAGGGCCGCTCTCGAGGCCTGCCACAAGGGTTGGGGAGAgagcatcatcatcggcgtcgccgccgccggccaggaaATTTCCACGCGCC CGTTTCAACTGGTCACCGGCCGTGTCTGGAAAGGTTGTGCCTTTGGCGGCATCAAGGGCCGCTCTCAGATGCAGGGCCTCGTGAGCGACTATCTCAACGGCGCCTTGAAGGTGGATGAGTTTATCACGCACCGCAAGACTCTCGGCGAGATGAATGCGGCGTTTGAGGTGATGAAGAGCGGAGACTGCATTCGCGCCGTGGTGAACATGAGAGAATTGTAA
- a CDS encoding adenosine deaminase family protein, whose protein sequence is MAMPNDVWRDIEQEIPSLSDPFLQKYLQGRESLMQKEKSSRSDASFRNSLSPIARQACDIVDRIRNHEQSTVWTAEVEENMARETRQCVFPGMMFMMAKERMEATKLWKIVRKMPKGCLLHAHMDAMVDFDFLLDELMKLPGMHMASDRPLDTDEARESAAFSFRYREKERTEGSIWDESYERQSFILLTKVADEFPDGGRTGFLRWLKSRCTLSTVDSHEQHHGIDAIWEKFAKCFTVVATIIHYEPIFRSFLRRLMTLLKEDGVNWAELRYDPRSPFATLPSSRRLLTGPDRTSFTWPLNYCRDRQEEAEQDYSHMFKVLAEEVAEFKSCPQGQGFWGLTTIWTTLRSFETRPLVENMDHCISTKMEFPHLIAGYDVVGPEDLGRPLVDLLPELFWFRKQCTEEGVNIPFFFHAGETLGDGSSTDRNLFDAILLGTRRIGHAFSLYKHPLLIDMVKEKRILIESCPISNEVLRLCGSITAHPLPALLARGVACCLCNDDPAMLGQDTAGMSHDFWQALQGWENLGLAGLGSMAENSVRWAAFEDQTADQWTDGIKAASLGTGVKANRMKEWQVDWEKFCLWIVDEFGEEFGADTLATETQVCG, encoded by the coding sequence atggccatgcccAACGACGTCTGGCGAGACATTGAGCAGGAAATACCATCTCTCTCGGACCCTTTTCTTCAAAAGTACCTCCAAGGACGTGAGAGTCTCATGCAGAAAGAGAAGTCGTCTCGCTCAGATGCCTCGTTCAGAAACTCGCTGTCTCCAATCGCTCGCCAGGCCTGCGACATCGTCGACCGCATTCGCAACCATGAGCAGAGCACGGTGTGGACGGCAGAAGTCGAGGAGAACATGGCCAGGGAAACTCGCCAGTGCGTCTTTCCCGGCATGATGTTCATGATGGCCAAGGAGCGCATGGAAGCCACGAAGCTGTGGAAGATTGTGCGGAAGATGCCCAAGGGTTGCCTTCTCCATGCTCACATGGATGCCATGGTCGACTTTGACTTtctgctcgacgagctcatgaAGCTGCCCGGCATGCACATGGCGAGCGACCGGCCCCTCGACACCGATGAAGCCAGGGAATCGGCCGCGTTCAGCTTCCGGTACCGGGAAAAGGAGAGGACGGAAGGCTCCATCTGGGACGAGTCGTACGAGCGCCAGAGCTTCATCCTGCTCACAAAGGTCGCCGACGAATTCCCCGACGGAGGCCGGACCGGCTTCCTGCGCTGGCTCAAGAGTCGCTGCACGCTGTCGACGGTCGACAGTCACGAGCAGCAccacggcatcgacgccattTGGGAAAAGTTTGCCAAGTgcttcaccgtcgtcgccaccatcaTTCACTACGAACCCATTTTCCGTTCCTTTCTACGTCGCCTCATGACTCTCCTCAAGGAAGATGGCGTGAACTGGGCCGAGCTGCGGTATGACCCTCGCTCCCCTTTTGCGACGCTCCCTTCGTCACGACGATTGCTAACCGGGCCGGACCGCACTAGCTTTACCTGGCCGCTCAACTATTGCCGCGACCGGCAGGAAGAGGCGGAGCAGGACTACAGCCACATGTTCAAGGTTCTCGCCGAAGAGGTTGCCGAGTTCAAGTCATGCCCGCAGGGACAAGGTTTCTGGGGCCTCACAACCATCTGGACGACGCTGCGGAGCTTCGAGACGAGACCGCTGGTGGAGAACATGGACCACTGCATCAGCACCAAGATGGAATTTCCTCATCTCATCGCCGGctacgacgtcgtcggaCCCGAGGACCTCGGCAGGCCGCTTGTCGACCTGCTGCCGGAGCTGTTCTGGTTCCGTAAGCAGTGCACCGAGGAAGGCGTCAACATTCCCTTCTTCTTCCACGCCGGCGAGacgctcggcgacggctcgagcACGGACCGCAACCTGTtcgacgccatcctcctcggcacGAGACGCATCGGCCACGCCTTCAGCCTCTACAAGCACCCGCTGCTGATCGACATGGTGAAAGAGAAGCGCATCCTCATCGAGTCGTGCCCCATCTCGAACGAGGTCCTCCGCCTGTGCGGTTCCATCACGGCCCACCCGCTGCCTGCGCTGCTCGCGCGCGGCGTCGCCTGCTGCTTGTGCAACGACGATCCCGCCATGCTCGGCCAGGACACAGCCGGCATGTCGCACGATTTCTGGCAGGCCTTGCAGGGTTGGGAaaacctcggcctcgccggcttgGGAAGCATGGCCGAGAACAGCGTCCGATGGGCCGCCTTTGAAGACCAGACGGCGGACCAATGGACCGATGGGATCAAGGCGGCGAGTTTGGGCACGGGTGTCAAGGCCAATCGCATGAAAGAGTGGCAGGTTGATTGGGAAAAGTTCTGTCTCTGGATCGTGGATGAATTCGGAGAAGAGTTTGGCGCCGACACCCTCGCCACGGAGACCCAAGTTTGCGGATAG